A stretch of DNA from Desulfosarcina ovata subsp. ovata:
GATGGACAGGATACGGATGAACTGGACCCCATCACCCTGCGCCGTGAGATCGGTTATGTCATCCAGCAAATCGGCCTGTTTCCCAACATGACCATCGAGGGAAACATCTGCGTGGTGCCGGATCTATTAAAAATGGATCGCAAGGCCAGTCGCCAAAAGGCCCGCGAGTTGATGGAAATGGTCAACCTCGATCCGAATATTTTCCTCAAGCGCTATCCGCGGGAGCTTTCCGGCGGTCAACAGCAGCGCATCGGCGTGATCCGGGCCCTGGCCGCCGACCCACCGGTGATGCTGATGGATGAGCCCTTCGGGGCCATCGATCCCATCAACCGGGAAGTCATTCAGGACGAGTTTTTAAAATTGAACGCCGAACTTGGCAAGACCGTCCTGTTCGTCAGCCATGACATCGACGAAGCCATCAAGATGGGAGACAAGGTCGCCATTTTCCGTGAAGGAGTTCTTGAACAGTTCGACACGCCCGATGAGATTCTGGCCAACCCGGCCAACCAATTCGTCAAGGATTTCGTCGGTACCGATCGCGCTCTCAAGCGGCTGAAACTGATCGGTGTGGCCGATGCGATCATGCCCTTTCACATGGCTGTCGATCCCGAGGATTCCCTGGAGACGGTGGCGGAAAAGATGCGCAGTCACGGCGCCCACATCGCCGTGGTGGTTGGCCCCCGGGGGCGTGCAAGGGGGTATATCACCAAGGAGGAAATCCAGGGGGACAGCAGCGGCGGTGTTGTCGATGAGTACATCGACCCCATTCCTGGCACCATCCATGAAGGGGACAACCTGCACGACGCCGTTTCCCAGATGTACTCCCACGCCAGTGACTGGTTGCCGGTGGTGGACGACGATGGGTGCTACAAAGGTTATATCACGCAACACACCATCGCCAGCTTGCTGGGAGGGGTTCCCAGAAAGCGTGGCGACAAGATCAGTTAGGGCGAGAAATGAGCAATCTTATTGAACTCATAAGAAGAAGCAAGACCTTCTTCATCTATCTTTTGCTGGCCTTGGTGTACCTTTGCGGTGTCTTCTCCGAATCGGCCGGATTGATCGAGGAATTCAAATACTCTTTTGATGATTGGCTCTATCTTTTCAGGCAAAATATTTTGATTGTCGTCTGCTCGGGCACCACCGCCTCGCTGCTCGGGATCGCCGCCGGCATCCTGATGACAAGGCCCTGGTTCAAGCGTTTCGCAGAGCCCTTCGCCCAGGGGTTCAATATCCTTTCCGCCGTGCCCACCCTGGCCATTTTGGCGATCATCATGACCATTACCGGACTGGGCTTCAAATCGGCCTTTTTCGGTCTGATCACCGTCACCATTTTGCCGGTGGTCAGAAATACCTATCAGGGGATCACCGAAGTTCCGGACCACATGATCGAGGCCGCGCAGGGGCAGGGCATGACAGAGCGCCAGGTGCTCTGGAAAATTCAGATCCCCAATGCACTTTACGTCATTTCGGCGGGGATCCGCACCGGCTTCGCCCTCAATGTGGGGACCAGCCCCCTGATCACCCTGATCGCCGCCGACAGCCTCGGAGAGTTCATATTCACCGGCATCCAGCTCAACGAGTTCAACTCGCTTCTTATCGGTTCTCTGTCGGTTGCCGCGCTAGCCATATTAATGGATTTTGTTTTGTCCAAGATGCAGTATTGGCTGCTGCCCAAAGGCGTGAACCCGCAACGGTTCGCGGAAGAATAACTTTCACACGGAGGAGAAGATGACCATGAAGACCATATTGACTCGAATAGGCCTGGCCACCGTTGCGATCATTGCCCTGTTAATGGTGCAGACGGTATCGGCAGCCTCCCTTGTCGTTGGCGGCAAGGGGTTTACCGAGCAATTGCTGTTGGCCGAAATCACCGGCCAGTACCTGACCGCAAAGGGATATTCGGTGGAGCTCAAGACCGGCATGGGCACCTCGCTGGTTCGCAAAGCACTCGAAAACAAGCAGGTCGACCTCTACTGGGAATATACGGGAACGGCCTTTCTGACCTTCCATAAGAACTCGTTCGCCAACCAGCCGGCACAAGAAATCTACGAAGCGGTGAAAGCCAAGGATGCCAAAAGCAACATTATCTGGCTGAACGCCTCGGCGGCCAACAACACCTATGCCCTGGCGGTGCGCCAGGCCGATGCCAATGCCAAGGGGATTAAAACCCTGGAAGATCTGGCCGCCAAGCTCAACAGCGGCGAGAAGTTGATCCTGGGTTGCAACATCGAATTCTACAAACGCGAGGATGGGCTCAAACCGCTGCAAAAAGCCTATGGTTTTGAGTTTCTCCGCTCCGACGTCAAACGCATGGATACCGGGTTGGTGTACAAGGCCCTGAAAGACGGCGACGTGGATGTGGGACTGGTTTTCGCAACCGACGGCCGTATTCCGGCGTTTAACTTCACCGTGCTCAAGGATACTAAGAACTACTTCCCGGCCTATGCGATTACCCCCACCGTGCGCAAGGAAACCCTGGATGCCAACCCGGATCTGGCTGGCCAGTTGAACAAATTGTCCGCCCTGTTCGACGATGCGACCATGTCCGCGTTAAACGCCCAGGTGGATGTCGATAAAAAATCGGTGACCGAGGTGGCCAAGGCGTTTCTCAAGGCCAAGGGACTATTGTAAAATCAACGTTTCGGTGCAGCGGTTTTTTCAGCCATTGCACCGGACCCTTTCAAAGTAGTGCTACCGCTTCACCAACGGTACCACCCTTTTTTGGATCGGCAAGCCATGCATGGCTCAATTTTGCATGCCATTAATTTTACTTTAGATACACGTTGGGAAGATCTGCCCGAAGCGGTTCAGCACCAAGCCAAGCGCTGCCTTCTGGATACCCTCGGCGCCCTGATTGCCGGGTCGCAAACACCCGTGGCCGGTATTGTTCGCAAAACCGCTTTGGAGCAATTCGGCGGCGACCAGGCGACCATCATGGTTTCCGGCGAGCGCGTGTCCGCAGCCGGAGCGGCCCTGACCAACGGCTTTTTCGGCAATGCCCTGGATATCGACGACGGCTACCGCAACGTCAAGGGGCATCCTGGGGCATGTGCCCTGCCACCGCTCTTGGCCGCCGCCGAAGTGGCTGGCAATTGTTCCGGCCGTGAATTTCTCACCGCCCTGGTGGTGGCTTACGAACTGGGTATCCGTGCCGGTGTGATCCGTCACGCCACCTACAATACCTACCACTCCTCGGGAAGCTGGGGGGCTATTGCCGGGGCTGCCGGGGCTGGAAGACTGATAGGGCTTTCCCCGGAAAAAATGGTTCACGCCATGGGGGCCGCCGAGTACCATGCCCCCATCGCCCCCATGATGAAGGGCATCGATACCCCTTCCATGGGCAAGGACAGTATTGGCTGGGGCTGCATGGTGGCTGTTTTGTCGGCCCTGATGGCCCGTGACGGGTTCACCGGTATCCGCCCGCTGTTTGGCGACGCTTCCGACGAAACCTGGGTGAAAAGTTTGGGGCAGTGTTGGGAAATGCACTCTCTTTATTTCAAGCCCCATGCTGCCTGCCGTTGGGGCCAGCCGGCGGTGCTGGGCGCGACGAAAATTTTCCGGGAGCAGCGATTGACGCCGGAGCGTATCCGCCGCATTCGGGTGCGCACCTTCGAGGCGGCCACGCGCCTTCCCGACGGCCATCCTGAAAATACCGAACAGGCCCAATACAGCCTGGCGTTTCCCGTTGCCGCAGCGCTCCTTGACGGCGAAGTGGGACCGACTCAAGTCTTGCCCCCACGCCTTTACGATCCTCACCTGCTATCTCTGCTGGACAAAGTGTCTACCGAAATCGCACCTGAATTCGAGGCCGAATTCCCGGCCAAGGCACCTGCCGAAGTCATTGTCGAAACAACGACCGGCCAATCCTTTTGCTCCGGGCGCATGGAAGCCCCTTGGGAGCCGCCTGACACACTGCCTACCGATGCCGACCTGGAAAACAAATTCCGCTGGCTGACGGAACCGGTAATCGGCCGGAAACGGGCCGGCAATCTTGCCCAAAGCATCTGGTCCGCCGAGCGATGGGAAAGCATCGATCCAATGATTGCAGGTTGCCGCGCAGAGTAAGAAGCCCTTTTAAATCCATACAAGAAGAAAAATAATAAGCGAGCTTCCATGCAAAATGACAGTTTAATCGATCCGAAACTGCTGGATCAAATACATCAGGACGCCCTGCGCGTCCTGGAAGAGGTCGGGGTCAGATGCAATGCACCTGAAATCAGGCAAATTTTCGAGCAAACCGGCCAGGCGGCCTTTGATGACGGCACCGGCCATCTGCATGTGCTGGCACCGCTGGTCGAACAGGCCCTGACCACGGTCCCCAAGCGCGACCAGTACTGGATCCCCGATAATTCCTTCGGCGTGGGCGGAACAGCCCCTTTTGTTTATGATGATCGAAGCGGCGAGTTGGTCGCCCCTACCCTTGACCATCTGGCCCGCATTGCAACCATCGTCGACCAGGCGGAGGTGGTCAACTTCATGGCCCGTGGGGTGCTGATCCCCAATCAGGAAGTCAAGGTCATGGACGTTCTCGTCGAGTATTGCAACAAGCCCCTGTACGTGGCGGCCGTCACCGGGGCCGGCATCGCCAGGGCCGAGGAGATTTATGCCGCGCGGGGTAATCTCACCGTGCAATTCTCCCTGATCAACAGCCCATTGAATGTTATGCCCGAAATGGAAATGCCGTTTTTGTCCTGTGTGCGCAAAGGTTTGCCCATCTATATTTCCAGCATGCCCATGGCCGGCCTCTCCGCGCCTTATTCCATGTCCGGGCTGTTGACCCTCACCCATGCCGAGGCGCTGTTCGGAATAACGCTTACGCAACTGGTCAACCCGGGGCTCACCTGTGTGCACTCGGGACTTCCGTCCATCGCCAACCTGCAGAAAAACTACGCGGTCGATCTGGGATTGATCTCCCACAACGTGACCAATCTTTTGATGAGCGCCATTTGCAAGCGGCTTGATCTGCCCTCTATTCACAGCGCCTGCACCACCAACGAAGAATCGCCGGGACTGCGCGCCGAACAGGACGCAATCAACGGTTACGCCCTGATGAAAAAATACGGATTCCATCAGATGCGGCATGCCTTCGGGTTCTTGAAAGAACTGGTCGCCTTTTCCATCACCAAGCTTGAGCGGCACATCGAGCTGTGCGGAGAGACGGGGCCCGATCAGGCGCCGGAGGTCGTTCCCGAGCCCTATGATCCAGAAGGGGTCGACGCCATCATGCGAAACGGAAGCAAGCCCAATTATATGAGCGATGACCACACCCTGAAAAATACCGGTAAAGCATTCGTTATATAAAGCAAATACCCAAAGAAAGGATTTTTTATCATGTCACTAAAAGGTTGCGATTACGTCATCATTGGCGCCGGCATCCACGGCCTCAGCACGGCCTATCACCTATCCCTGGGGATCAAAAAAAATCCGGCCACCGCTGGAAAGAAAATCGTGGTTGTGGACAAATCCGGAATCGGCGCGGGTGCCTCGGGCATTGCCTGCGGCGTGATCCGCAACAATTACTACCAGCCTGCCATGCGCGAGCTGATCGCCCATAGCGTTGATGTGTGGGGAGAAGACGGCGAGAAATACGGCTACAACCCGGTTGGATACATGCAGATCTCCTGCGAGACCATGCACAAGGACGTGGCCGAAATATACAAAACACAGAAAGAGATCGGCTATCCTTCCGAGTTCATCGAAGGCGAGGCGGACTGCCTGAAGTACATGCGCGAGAACATCTTCGACGATTGGCGCGCCAGGAACATCACCTCGATCTTGCATGAGAAGAAAGGCGGCTACGCCCATAACACCAGGGCGCTGTACCGCTTGGCAGAGAAGGCCGAGGCCGAGGGCGTGCAAATCATGACCGGTACAGCGGTGACGGGCCTTAAAATCCAGGGTGGTTGCGTGACCGCCGTTGAGACGGACAAGGGCGATATCCCTTGCGAATACGTTGTCTCGGCTCCGGGACCCTGGGCCAAGACGTTCTGGGATATGCTTGAACTGCCCAATCGGATCTCCATCAAAAATCCAAGGGGGAAGATCCACGAGAATATCAAAATGTGGACCTACTGGTGCCTCGAAGAAGGCACCCTCGGGGTCGAACCAGAAGTGGGGATGAACAACGTCGGCCAGATGCCGCCAGTCATTCACGTGGATACCGACGCGCCGTTGTACTCAAGCGAAGACGGCTCGCTGATCACCGACAAGATGTGGGGCATTTATTATAAGCCCGATTTTCATTTTGCCGGTATCCAGGGGGGCGCCATGCCATATATTGTGGACCGGGCGGAAGTAAACGTGGATCCCTACGGCATTGATTCCCCTGACTTTGTCGTCGGTCCGGAATTCGCCCATATGTGGACCTCGGCCCTGGCCCACTGCCAGGAGCGCTACGCAGACAAGTACCGCTTGTATAAAAACGAGCCCTCCGGCGGTATCGGCGCCTTCACACCGGACAATTTTCCCGTCTTCGACGTGTTCAAGCAAAACTGTTATCTCATCGCCGATTCGAATCACGGCTATAAAATGATCGGTGTGGGCAAACTGGTGGCCGAGGAAATTCTCGGGCAGGCATCGTCGCTATTGGTCCCCTTCCGGTTTGACCGCTATGAAAAGGGAAACCTCCACCCGGAATCCAACAGCCCGTTCCCCTGGAGTTGATGGTAAGTAAATGGAAATCGTTGTATTGGTAAAACAGGTTCCGGACACCAACGCTCCGGCCGAGGTGGCCGGGGCCGCCCTGTCCGGCGAGCCTGCAGACATTCCCTGGACGATTAATCCCCATGACGAGATGGCCGTGGAGGAAGCGCTACGGGTCAAGGAGGCGCATGGAGGGCGGGTAACCCTGCTCTCCTTTTCCAGGCCTGAGGAGTTTGACGCGTTGCGTATCGGCATCGCCATGGGGGCGGACCGGGCCGTGGCGATTATTGACGAATTGAAATCCACATCACGCTACCGGGACGGTCTGCTTCTATCCCGTATCTTTGCGGCAGCATTGAAAACCATGCGCTTCGACCTGATTATAGCCGGCCAGAAAGCCGTGGACGACGATGCCGGCGTCGTGGGGCCGGCCTTGGCTGAAAAATTAAACCTGCCGTTTTTCTCCATGGTCGTCGGGCAGGAAATAAGCGGCAACCGAGTGCGCTGCAAAAGGCTTGTCGGGGGAGGGCGCATGGAAGTGGAAGCTCCGCTTCCGGCACTGCTTTTGGCGACGCGGGGGCTGAATCGTCCCCGCTACGCCACCATGCCCGGATTGCGCAGGGCCACACGGCAGGGCGTGGAAACGTGGCGGCTCCGCGATATCGCTCCGGACGCGCAGCATCTTTTTTGCGATCAGCCTTCCAGGCTGATTGCCTTGGAGCCAGTCGAGTCCCAAAGAGACTTGACCATGGCCAGGGGCGACAGCCCTCGTGAAAAAGCCGAGGCTCTGGCCAGGTATTTACTATCGGACCAAGGTTGAGAAAATCATGAAAAATAGCTTGGCTGTGAACGCCTACGTTGGAAAGCCGCACGACGAGCATTGGGAATACCAGAAATGTCGTGGGTACACGAAAAATGTATTGGTTGTGGCGCGCCATCAAGACGGGCGTTTCAAACGTGAGACATTCCATTTGACAAGCCTTGGGCGCACCCTGGCGAACGCAACCGGAGGAGAACTTACGGTGGCGGTGTTGGGAACGACTCCCCAATGCGGGGAATTGGCCGGCTTTGGGGCGGACCGCATTGATCTGGTCGAAGATCAAGCCTTGAACGATTATCTGGTCGACGTCCACGACCGGGTACTTGGCGCGATCGTTAAACGGGAAAAACCGTGCCTTGTGCTTTTCGAGGCAACCTTTTCCGGAAGGGAGTTGGCCGCGGTCCTGGGTGCCAAATTCAACGGCTCGGTGGCCTCGGGATGCACTGCGATCCAATACTGGGACGATGGGTTTGAAGTGTTGCGGCCCGTCCTGGGAGGCAGGTTCAAGGCAAGGCTGCATTTATCGGCCTTGCCCGCATTCGTTGCCGTTCGTTCGCGTTCGTTTCCCCTTTGCAAGGCAGAGGGTGCGGCGAAAATCGTTTCCATTCCGGTGAAGGTGCCGCGCACTCGGTTTAAGAATATAAAAAGGGAAACCAGTGGCCAAAAAATCGCCTTGGACCGTGCGGACGTCGTCGTGTCCGGAGGCAGAGGCATGGGAGGACCCGACTTCTCCCTCCTGGAGGCGTTGGCCGAGCTTTTGGGCGGGGCCGTGGGCGCGTCCCGCTCGGCGGTGGACGCCGACTGGCGTCCCGTCTCCGATCAGGTGGGGCAGACCGGCCTGGTCGTTGCCCCCGATCTCTATATCGCCTGCGGAATATCCGGCGCAAGCCAGCATATGGCGGGTATGTCCGCATCCAAGAGAATCGTAGCCATCAACAAGGATTCCCATGCGCCGATTTTTTCCAAGGCCGACTTTGGCGTCAAGGGCGATCTGTTTGAAATTCTGCCCCATGCAATCGAAACCATAAAGCGCTTGCGCTCTACGTCCAACCAAGGAGCTACCACGTGAAAGTGTGCATCTGTCAGACCGATCCAGTGCTTCTGGATGTCAAGGCCAATCTCGAAGACACCATCGATAAAATTGCCGTCGCCAAGGAGCAGGGCGCCGACCTGGTGGTTTTTCCCGAACTCTCCCTGACCGGTTATTTCGTCCGCGAGCGCTACCATGAAGCGGCGCTTCGCATGGATTCCCTGGAAATTCAGCGGCTGGCCAAGGCCACCGAGGGGACGGCTGCGGTAGTGGGGTTCATCGAGGAATCCAAGGCCATGAATTTTTACAATTCAGCCTTGGTGGCCGTGGATGGCGAAATCATGTTTGCCTATCGCAAACTCAATTTGCCCAACTATGGTGTGTTCGAGGAACGCAAGATTTATAGCGGCGGCAAACACATCCTTGTCTTCAGACACAAGGGCATGACCATCGCGCCTTTCATTTGCAACGACATGTGGCACCCTTCCTTGCCCTACCTGGGAATCACCCAGAAGGCCGACGTATTCGTAACCATGTTCAACTCCTCAAGGGGATCAATGGGCAACGAGTTCTCCAACATTGAAAGCTGGAACATCATCAACCGTTTCTACTCGCGGGTGTTCGGTGTCTATAACCTGTGTGCCAACCGGGTGGGTTGTGAGGTGTTCGAGGATTTGCGATCCGAAGATGACAAACCGGAATACCAGGACCCGAATGGCACCGACCCGAATGGCGATGATCCGGACGAACCGGCACCGATCGCGGTAAATGACAGTCCCTACCGTTTTTGGGGCGGCAGCGAGATCATCAACCCTTTCGGCCATAGGATTGTCACGGGCTCCCTGTATAATCCCGATGTCATTTATGCCGAAATTTCCCGGGAACTGGTTCGTAGAAAAAGGATTTTACTCCCTTATTTACGCAATGACGATCCCTATTTCACTCATCGGGAATTAGGCAGAATTCTATTTGATAAAGACCCGGAAGGATAAACCATTCGAACCGGTAACTTTCCGCTGAAAAAGGAATGGACCGCATAAAAGGCGATAAACGCATTCATGATAAAAGCGGAAGAAAAAAATATATCATATATTTTCTGTTAGTTGCCATAGTACGAATCCATTTTATTGCAGTCTTTCATGTATCGATTGCTTGGCCTGCCACCCGGATCCGCATCTTCCGATTGCTTGCCGGCAATTTTTAAATTGTCGACGTAGATATCCCGAAGAATCGTTTGCTTTAACGCGTTATTTCGCTTGTGATGCGAAAGCATGTCCAATTGCACTCAAAGGGGCACGACGATCCGTCCCCGAATCATTTGCCATACGGTTCGGTTTTGCCAGTCTGGATGATTTACAGCAATATTTGGGCCATCAATCGGTGGTTCGGGGCAAGGTCGGCCGTTGAGACCGGTTACTAAACAAATCCAGATGGTTCAGTCGTGTGGCGACAAGGGGCGGGTATGGAGTTCGTTGGCAAGCGGCGTTCCGACATGCCCGGGCAAGTGCTATACGATGGGTTTATGGTGTCTATCCATTGACGGATGTCAATCGATAGCCAAGTGATTGACATCCACTCTGGCGGAATCGGGAGTCAGCACCACCACACCAAAAGGTTGATGGTGGCTTTCGCCGGAAGCGCTTTTCTCGTTGGTGGGTTACGGGGGCCAAATCCGCTTTTTTTGGTGTTTGGGCAAACACACTAATTTCTCCCCGCTTCCCGGGATATCAGAGACGGTAGCGGGCGAGATGTTATGGCGCCGAACGGGGGCGTTAATGGCGGAGGGGGATTTCATGCTCCTCAGTGCGCTCCAGTCCGGCCGCTCAGGCGCTTTAAACGCATGATTTCATGCCT
This window harbors:
- a CDS encoding ABC transporter ATP-binding protein is translated as MIRLENLTKHFEVPGKEPVIAANNVSMHVGKGEICIFLGPSGCGKTTALKMINKLIPKTSGKIYIDGQDTDELDPITLRREIGYVIQQIGLFPNMTIEGNICVVPDLLKMDRKASRQKARELMEMVNLDPNIFLKRYPRELSGGQQQRIGVIRALAADPPVMLMDEPFGAIDPINREVIQDEFLKLNAELGKTVLFVSHDIDEAIKMGDKVAIFREGVLEQFDTPDEILANPANQFVKDFVGTDRALKRLKLIGVADAIMPFHMAVDPEDSLETVAEKMRSHGAHIAVVVGPRGRARGYITKEEIQGDSSGGVVDEYIDPIPGTIHEGDNLHDAVSQMYSHASDWLPVVDDDGCYKGYITQHTIASLLGGVPRKRGDKIS
- a CDS encoding ABC transporter permease, which produces MSNLIELIRRSKTFFIYLLLALVYLCGVFSESAGLIEEFKYSFDDWLYLFRQNILIVVCSGTTASLLGIAAGILMTRPWFKRFAEPFAQGFNILSAVPTLAILAIIMTITGLGFKSAFFGLITVTILPVVRNTYQGITEVPDHMIEAAQGQGMTERQVLWKIQIPNALYVISAGIRTGFALNVGTSPLITLIAADSLGEFIFTGIQLNEFNSLLIGSLSVAALAILMDFVLSKMQYWLLPKGVNPQRFAEE
- a CDS encoding glycine betaine ABC transporter substrate-binding protein, whose translation is MKTILTRIGLATVAIIALLMVQTVSAASLVVGGKGFTEQLLLAEITGQYLTAKGYSVELKTGMGTSLVRKALENKQVDLYWEYTGTAFLTFHKNSFANQPAQEIYEAVKAKDAKSNIIWLNASAANNTYALAVRQADANAKGIKTLEDLAAKLNSGEKLILGCNIEFYKREDGLKPLQKAYGFEFLRSDVKRMDTGLVYKALKDGDVDVGLVFATDGRIPAFNFTVLKDTKNYFPAYAITPTVRKETLDANPDLAGQLNKLSALFDDATMSALNAQVDVDKKSVTEVAKAFLKAKGLL
- a CDS encoding MmgE/PrpD family protein; the protein is MHGSILHAINFTLDTRWEDLPEAVQHQAKRCLLDTLGALIAGSQTPVAGIVRKTALEQFGGDQATIMVSGERVSAAGAALTNGFFGNALDIDDGYRNVKGHPGACALPPLLAAAEVAGNCSGREFLTALVVAYELGIRAGVIRHATYNTYHSSGSWGAIAGAAGAGRLIGLSPEKMVHAMGAAEYHAPIAPMMKGIDTPSMGKDSIGWGCMVAVLSALMARDGFTGIRPLFGDASDETWVKSLGQCWEMHSLYFKPHAACRWGQPAVLGATKIFREQRLTPERIRRIRVRTFEAATRLPDGHPENTEQAQYSLAFPVAAALLDGEVGPTQVLPPRLYDPHLLSLLDKVSTEIAPEFEAEFPAKAPAEVIVETTTGQSFCSGRMEAPWEPPDTLPTDADLENKFRWLTEPVIGRKRAGNLAQSIWSAERWESIDPMIAGCRAE
- a CDS encoding trimethylamine methyltransferase family protein, which codes for MQNDSLIDPKLLDQIHQDALRVLEEVGVRCNAPEIRQIFEQTGQAAFDDGTGHLHVLAPLVEQALTTVPKRDQYWIPDNSFGVGGTAPFVYDDRSGELVAPTLDHLARIATIVDQAEVVNFMARGVLIPNQEVKVMDVLVEYCNKPLYVAAVTGAGIARAEEIYAARGNLTVQFSLINSPLNVMPEMEMPFLSCVRKGLPIYISSMPMAGLSAPYSMSGLLTLTHAEALFGITLTQLVNPGLTCVHSGLPSIANLQKNYAVDLGLISHNVTNLLMSAICKRLDLPSIHSACTTNEESPGLRAEQDAINGYALMKKYGFHQMRHAFGFLKELVAFSITKLERHIELCGETGPDQAPEVVPEPYDPEGVDAIMRNGSKPNYMSDDHTLKNTGKAFVI
- a CDS encoding NAD(P)/FAD-dependent oxidoreductase, with protein sequence MSLKGCDYVIIGAGIHGLSTAYHLSLGIKKNPATAGKKIVVVDKSGIGAGASGIACGVIRNNYYQPAMRELIAHSVDVWGEDGEKYGYNPVGYMQISCETMHKDVAEIYKTQKEIGYPSEFIEGEADCLKYMRENIFDDWRARNITSILHEKKGGYAHNTRALYRLAEKAEAEGVQIMTGTAVTGLKIQGGCVTAVETDKGDIPCEYVVSAPGPWAKTFWDMLELPNRISIKNPRGKIHENIKMWTYWCLEEGTLGVEPEVGMNNVGQMPPVIHVDTDAPLYSSEDGSLITDKMWGIYYKPDFHFAGIQGGAMPYIVDRAEVNVDPYGIDSPDFVVGPEFAHMWTSALAHCQERYADKYRLYKNEPSGGIGAFTPDNFPVFDVFKQNCYLIADSNHGYKMIGVGKLVAEEILGQASSLLVPFRFDRYEKGNLHPESNSPFPWS
- a CDS encoding electron transfer flavoprotein subunit beta/FixA family protein, which gives rise to MEIVVLVKQVPDTNAPAEVAGAALSGEPADIPWTINPHDEMAVEEALRVKEAHGGRVTLLSFSRPEEFDALRIGIAMGADRAVAIIDELKSTSRYRDGLLLSRIFAAALKTMRFDLIIAGQKAVDDDAGVVGPALAEKLNLPFFSMVVGQEISGNRVRCKRLVGGGRMEVEAPLPALLLATRGLNRPRYATMPGLRRATRQGVETWRLRDIAPDAQHLFCDQPSRLIALEPVESQRDLTMARGDSPREKAEALARYLLSDQG
- a CDS encoding electron transfer flavoprotein subunit alpha/FixB family protein; protein product: MKNSLAVNAYVGKPHDEHWEYQKCRGYTKNVLVVARHQDGRFKRETFHLTSLGRTLANATGGELTVAVLGTTPQCGELAGFGADRIDLVEDQALNDYLVDVHDRVLGAIVKREKPCLVLFEATFSGRELAAVLGAKFNGSVASGCTAIQYWDDGFEVLRPVLGGRFKARLHLSALPAFVAVRSRSFPLCKAEGAAKIVSIPVKVPRTRFKNIKRETSGQKIALDRADVVVSGGRGMGGPDFSLLEALAELLGGAVGASRSAVDADWRPVSDQVGQTGLVVAPDLYIACGISGASQHMAGMSASKRIVAINKDSHAPIFSKADFGVKGDLFEILPHAIETIKRLRSTSNQGATT
- a CDS encoding nitrilase-related carbon-nitrogen hydrolase, coding for MKVCICQTDPVLLDVKANLEDTIDKIAVAKEQGADLVVFPELSLTGYFVRERYHEAALRMDSLEIQRLAKATEGTAAVVGFIEESKAMNFYNSALVAVDGEIMFAYRKLNLPNYGVFEERKIYSGGKHILVFRHKGMTIAPFICNDMWHPSLPYLGITQKADVFVTMFNSSRGSMGNEFSNIESWNIINRFYSRVFGVYNLCANRVGCEVFEDLRSEDDKPEYQDPNGTDPNGDDPDEPAPIAVNDSPYRFWGGSEIINPFGHRIVTGSLYNPDVIYAEISRELVRRKRILLPYLRNDDPYFTHRELGRILFDKDPEG